The Microbacterium foliorum genome has a window encoding:
- a CDS encoding DNA-3-methyladenine glycosylase, with product MSSDALHRATRAELSGLAAEVAPRLLGGELRTVVADAEVRVRLTEVEAYHGQGTGPQADPGSHARMGRTARNATMWGEPGHLYVYLSHGIHSCVNVVCGPEGQAGGILMRAGEVVDGADAVAVRRRATTPLTRTALRDLARGPGRFGQAVGLRHPLHDGIDAVTGAEFEGARAELWLRDEPVADVATGPRVGVAGIAGTDAFPWRFWIAGDPTVSPFRWGRGAQAESLHTTGVGSRMPSRGR from the coding sequence ATGTCCTCCGACGCCCTGCATCGAGCCACCCGCGCCGAGCTGAGCGGACTGGCGGCCGAGGTCGCGCCGCGGCTGCTCGGTGGCGAGCTGCGCACGGTGGTGGCGGATGCCGAGGTGCGAGTGCGACTGACCGAGGTCGAGGCGTACCACGGGCAGGGCACCGGCCCGCAGGCCGATCCCGGCTCGCATGCGCGCATGGGCCGCACCGCACGCAACGCCACGATGTGGGGCGAGCCGGGGCATCTGTACGTCTACCTCAGCCACGGCATCCACTCGTGCGTCAACGTCGTGTGCGGACCCGAGGGGCAGGCGGGCGGAATCCTGATGCGCGCGGGCGAGGTCGTCGACGGGGCGGATGCCGTCGCGGTGCGCCGCCGCGCAACGACGCCCCTGACCCGCACGGCGCTGCGCGACCTCGCGCGCGGACCCGGTCGATTCGGCCAGGCGGTGGGGCTGCGGCATCCGCTCCACGACGGCATCGACGCGGTCACCGGCGCGGAGTTCGAGGGTGCGCGTGCCGAGCTGTGGCTGCGCGATGAGCCGGTCGCCGACGTGGCGACCGGGCCGCGGGTCGGAGTGGCGGGCATCGCGGGGACCGATGCCTTTCCCTGGCGCTTCTGGATCGCCGGAGATCCGACGGTCTCGCCGTTCCGCTGGGGGAGGGGCGCTCAGGCCGAGTCCCTCCACACCACGGGCGTCGGCAGCAGGATGCCCTCGCGCGGTCGCTGA